CGGGGCGGAGTCGGAGTCGCTGGAGCTGGAATCGGAGTCGGAGTCggacgaggaggaggacgaggaggaggaagaggaggaggacgaggacgAGGACGAGGAGCTCTtgggcgcggcggcggcgggtgACGTCAGCGGTGACGTCAGCGGTGACGTCAGCGGTGGGCGGCggcaaactgggagcactgggagcactgggagcgCTGGTGTCCATGGGAACGGTGTCGGTGCTGgtggaactgggagcactgggagcactgggaggcgCAGCCACGGCCGAACTGGtgatactgggagcactgggagccacAGTCAAGGTCGTATTGGtgatactgggagcactgggagcactgggaggcgCTGCCGGGAtggtactgggagcactgggagccgATGCCATGGTTGTACTGGTGATACTGGGAGCAccgggagcactgggagcagatGCCACGGTCGTACTGGtgatactgggagcactgggaggcgCTGCCGGGAtggtactgggagcactgggagccgATGCCATGCTTGTACTGGtgatactgggagcactgggagacGCAGCCACGGTCGCACTGGtgatactgggagcactgggaggcgctgctgggatggtgctgggagcactgggagccacAGCCAAGGTCGTACTGGtcaaactgggagcactgggagccgACGCCATGGTTGTACTGGTcgcactgggagcactgggagccgATGCCACGAtggtactgggagcactggtggcactggtggcactgggagccacaGCCAAGGTCGTACTGGTTGTACTGGtcatactgggagcactggtgacactgggagACGCCGccatggtggcactggtggcactgggagccacagctgtgctggtaCTGGtgatactgggagcactgggaggcgCCGCCATGGTGGCACTGGTGATACTGGGAGCACTCTGAGGCGCAgcactggtgacactgggagcactgggagcagcactggtgacactgggagcCGCTGCCGTGGTCGTACTGGtgatactgggagcactgggagcaccgGTACTGGTCAGACTGGGAGTGCTGGTGGCACCGGGAGCCATGGCCATGCTGGTACTGGtgatactgggagcactgggagcagccgcactggtcagactgggagcactgggagcagccgcactggtcagactgggagcactgggagcagcagcactggtcAGACTGGTCAAACTGGGAGCCGCACTGTTCAAactggtgacactgggagctgccatactggtgacactgggagcAGTCACACTGTTCAAactggtgacactgggagcAGCCATACTGGTCAAACTGGTCATACTGGGAGCTGCAGCCGTACTGGTGAcactggtgacactggtgacactggtggCCCTCGCAGCGCCGGTGACACTCCCGGTATTGGTGACACTGGGGGTGGCTCTGGCCGGGCTGGTGACACTGGGAGCCATTGCTGGGGTcgtactgggagcactgggagccattgcTGGGGTcgtactgggagcactgggagccgtactgggagcactgggagccgcggcactggtggcactggtggcactgggagtgGCCCTGGTGACAGCGGCCGTGACGGTGACAGCGGGCAGCAGCGGCAGAGGCCAAACTGGTCCCAGTGGCCaaactggtggcactggtggcagcTCCATCACTGCTCAAACTGGTCAGACTGGTCAgactggtggcactggtggcctTGGTGGCAGCTCCATCGTTGCTCaaactggtggcactggtggccaCACTGGCCATACTGGTGGCCATACCGGTGGCCTTGGTGGCCGCTCCCAGCGTGGCCATGGCCGT
The Molothrus ater isolate BHLD 08-10-18 breed brown headed cowbird unplaced genomic scaffold, BPBGC_Mater_1.1 matUn_MA706, whole genome shotgun sequence genome window above contains:
- the LOC118693239 gene encoding filaggrin-2-like, with amino-acid sequence MGASPGDTKPGLVPSDVPKATTGDPRAPGLVPSGVPKATPAVPAGVSPLGAAILRASADATAKATAMATLGAATKATGMATSMASVATSATSLSNDGAATKATSATSLTSLTSLSSDGAATSATSLATGTSLASAAAARCHRHGRCHQGHSQCHQCHQCRGSQCSQYGSQCSQYDPSNGSQCSQYDPSNGSQCHQPGQSHPQCHQYRECHRRCEGHQCHQCHQCHQYGCSSQYDQFDQYGCSQCHQFEQCDCSQCHQYGSSQCHQFEQCGSQFDQSDQCCCSQCSQSDQCGSQCSQYHQYQHSCGSQCHQCHHGGVSQCHQCSQYDQYNQYDLGCGSQCHQCHQCSQYHRGIGSQCSQCDQYNHGVGSQCSQFDQYDLGCGSQCSQHHPSSASQCSQYHQCDRGCVSQCSQYHQYKHGIGSQCSQYHPGSASQCSQYHQYDRGICSQCSRCSQYHQYNHGIGSQCSQYHPGSASQCSQCSQYHQYDLDCGSQCSQYHQFGRGCASQCSQCSQFHQHRHRSHGHQRSQCSQCSQFAAAHR